From the Desulfovulcanus ferrireducens genome, the window ATAACTGTCTTACCAACACCGGCACCGCCAAACATTCCCATTTTACCACCTTTGGGGAATGGTACCAGGAGGTCAATAACCTTTACACCGGTTTCCAAAACCTCAATTTTGGTGCTCTGGTCTGTAAACTCTGGAGCTGGTCTGTGAATAGGATAATATTTGTCAGAATTGATCGGACCTTTATTATCAACCGGACGGCCGACAACATTAAGAATTCTACCCAGCGAAGCCTTACCAACCGGTACCATGATGGGGTTACCGGTATCCCTGGCTTCCATTCCCCTAACCAAGCCGTCTGTTGTGTCCATAGCAATACAGCGGACAACGTTGTTACCCAGATGCTGAGCAACCTCTACGACAAGGTTATCGGGTTGGTCATCGATAGTTGGGTTAGTAATATATATCGCATTGAGAATATTGGGTAGTTTGCCTTCCGGAAACTCAATGTCGACAACAGGTCCAATGACCTGAACAATCTTTCCTATATTTTGTGCACTCATTTATTTTTGCCCCCTATTATCCTTGTTTTAGTGCTTCTGCACCGCCAACTATATCCATTAGCTCTGCCGTAATGGTTGCCTGCCTGGCTTTATTATAGGCCAGGGTCAAATCATGAACCAACTCATCGCAGTTCTTGGTGGCATTGTCCATTGCCGTCATACGAGCTGCGTGTTCACTGGCCGATGTATCTAACAGGCCACGATAAACCTGGACCTTGATATATCTTGGTAGAAGTTCAGCCAAAAGCCCTTCCACTGACGGCTCAAAAATATACTCGCTTGATGGTCCTTCTTGGACAGTCTCAGTGGTTGATTCAACAGGCAGTATTTGGGCTACTTTGGCTTCCTGCCTGATCACGGTCACAAATTGACCGTAGACTATCTGAACTTCGTCCAGGTCTGCAGCAATGTATTTATCAATTATTTCATTTCCAATGTCGTTGGCGAGTTGAAAGTCAAAATTATTCATTATATCCGCTTTGGCATCAATAATCTCAAAGCCTCTTTTGCGGATGTAGTCCCGACCTTTCTTCCCTATACAGATAAATTTAACTGTTTTTCCTTCAGCCTGCTTCTGGCTGGCCAGCTTCTCTGCCTTCACACATAAATTGGTGTTGAAGCTTCCGCACAATCCCTTATCGGAGGTGACCAAAATGATACCAACATTTTTTACGGCCTCTCTCCTTTCCAGTAAGGGATGCACACTGGCATCAGCCCGAGAGGATAAATCCGCTATTATTTCATAGTATTTATCAGCATAGGGACGAAAGCGTTCGATGCGCAGTTGCGCGTTGCGCAATTTAGCCGAGGCCACCATATTCATGGCCTTGGTAATCTGCTTGGTCTTTTTGACCGCACCGATTTTTCGCTGAATGTCCCGTAATGAAGCCATTTATCTCTCCTATATTATGCCTTAAAGGTCTTCTTAAATTCCTCAATAGCAGCTGCAATTTTTTTATCTAGGTCTGCGCTTAAATCCTTTGTTTCAACAATTTCATTCAAGATATCTGCCTTCTGGTTGCGCATGAAATCTAAAAGTTCATCTTCAAACTTACGTACAGCTTCAACAGGGATGTCATCTAAATATCCTCTGGTACCGGCATACAGAGAGATAACCTGTTCTTCTACAGGCATTGGCTGATACTGAGGCTGCTTCAAAAGTTCGACCAGCCTTTCACCACGAATAAGTTTTTGCTGAGTAGATTTGTCCAAATCTGAGCCAAACTGGGCAAAAGCTGCCAATTCCCTGTATTGGGCCAGATCGAGCCGCAGGGTACCGGCAACCTTTTTCATGGCCTTAATCTGAGCAGCACCACCAACCCTGGATACTGACAGACCAACGTTAATAGCCGGACGGATACCAGCGTAGAAGAGGTTAGGCTCAAGATAAACCTGGCCGTCAGTAATAGAAATAACGTTGGTAGGAATATATGCGGAAACGTCACCAGCCTGGGTCTCAATGATAGGCAAAGCAGTAAGTGAACCTGCCCCCAGATCATCACTCATCTTAGCTGCACGTTCCAGGAGCCTTGAGTGAAGGTAAAATACGTCACCGGGGAAAGCCTCACGTCCCGGAGGACGGCGCAGAAGAAGGGACATCTGCCTGTATGCTACAGCCTGCTTGGACAGGTCATCATAGATAATCAAAGCATGCTTGCCGCTATCTCTATAATATTCAGCCATGGTACAACCTGTGTAGGCCGCAATAAACTGCAATGGTGCAGGCTCTGATGCAGTAGCAGAAATTACTGTAGTGTATTCCATGGCCCCATGTTTACGTAAGGTATCAACAACCTGGGCGACTGTAGATTTCTTCTGACCGATGGCCACATAAAAACAATGAATATCAGAATTTTTCTGAGCCAGGATTGCATCAATACCAATAGCGGTTTTACCAACCTGACGGTCACCAATGATCAACTCACGTTGTCCCCGGCCAATAGGTGTCATGGCATCGACAGCCTTAAGACCGGTGTACATTGGCTCATGGACTGACTTACGGGCAACAATACCGGGAGCTTTGATTTCAACAAGCCTAAACTCTGAGGCCTGAATTGGACCCTGTCCATCCAGTGGATTACCCAAAGGATCAATAACACGACCCCGAACAGCATCGCCCACTGGCACCTGAACGATTTTACCGGTCCTCTTAACAACATCTCCTTCCTTGATCTCTGTGTCTTCACCAAGCAAGGCTACACCAACACTATCTTCTTCCAGATTGAGAACCATGCCCATAACACCGCCAGGAAATTCCAAGAGTTCCATGGCCATGGCGTTTTCAACACCATAAACACGGGCAATACCGTCACCTACAGACAGAACTACACCGGTTTCACTCATTTCAACCCGCTTTTCGTAGTTCTTAATCTGCTCCTCAATGATCTGGCTGATTTCTTCTGCTTTTATTTGCATAGCCACTACTCACCCCTCTTGATGTTTTCTTTCAAAATTTCGATTTGCGCCCTAATACTGGCATCTAAAACTTTGTCCCCCACCTTCAGCACAAGTCCGCCCAAGATCTCCGGATCTACACTGTAGTCCAAGATAATCTTGCGACCGGACTGCTTTTGCAATTGTTCCACAACTTCTTGCTTTAGATCGTCTGCCAGATCAATGGCTGTGACCATCTCACCCCGGACAACGCCCTGAGCCATATCCAGGAGTTGATTAAAATAAACCTGTATGTCTGGCAGAAAAGCCAGCCTGTCCTTGTCGGCCAGCAAAAAGCAAAAGTTTTTAACCATGGGCACAGGCTTAACCCTGTCCAAAACTTTGTCCAGGACAGCCTTTTTTTCCTCCACACTAAAAACCGGATTGCGGAAAACCTTAAACAGCTCTGGCGCACCTTCCAAGACATCGACAAGCTCAGCAAGGCCTTTCCCGTAAGCTGCAAGCTCTTCTTTACCTTGCGTCTCGCCGATGGCAAAGAGAGCGCGCGCATATCTTCTGGCTACTATGTTACCTGTCAATTTAGCACCACCCTTGTTAAATAATCGTTAATTAATGCCTTATGACCTTCCTCAGTCAACTTTTCGCTAACTATTTTTTCTGCAGCTTCGGCAATTTTGTCAGCCAGCTCAGCTTTAACTGCTTCATAAGCCATTTTGGCCTCCTGTTCAGCTGACAACCTTGCCTGAGCTTTAATCTGTTCAGCTGTTTGCTTGGCCTTTTCAATAATCTGGACCTTAAGTGCCTCGCCCTGCTCCTTGGCTGCTGCTAAAATTTCCTCCCGCTCCTGCTCCAAGTTTGCGATCCGGCGTTCGACTTCTTTCAACTTCTTCTCTGCCTCATCCCGACGGGCATCTAGATCTTTTAACTCGGTCTCGATCTGATAAGTCCGACTGGAGAAAAACTGAGCAATCCTCTTACCCATAAGCTTGTAAATAATCCCGACCACAATGACAAAATTTATTACCCGGTATACGAGATTCATCCACTTTGAAGAATCTCCCCCGCCACCGTGCTCAGAAGCCACCGCTATCCCAGCCATGAGCAAGAGCATAGCCACGGCCATGCTAATTCTGAATATTTTTCTCAAAACACTGCCCTCCTTTTCCAAATTTATTTTAGGCCTGCCCCAAAATCTTTTCAGCGGCCATTTGGGCAAACTTATCGACTTGTTCTTTAAGGGCTGCGATGGCTGATTTCTTTTCAGAAGCAATCTTTTCCTTGGCGGCCTTCAAGATTGAACCAGCCTCTGCTGAAGCAGCCTCAACGAGTTTCTTCTCTTCAGCATACCCTTCTTCCTTCATGCTCATACGTACTTCCTGAGCTTGCCTGCGGGCATTATCCAACTCCTGCTCATATGCAGTCATCTTCTCTGAAGCCTGAGCAGTAAAGCGCTCAATCTCTTCCAACCTTTGAGCCATCACCTCTGCCCGCTTTTGAATGATCCCCCTGATTGGGCGATACAAAATAAGGTTTAACACAAGCAAAACTATCAAAAAATTAACCAATTGAATGAAAAAGGTAATGTTTAGTTCAATCATGATGCCCCCTCAGAGTATGTGAATTTTTGTTCAAAGTCATTGCGCCTTTAGCTAATTTCAAGACTTGTGTCAAAGCATTTTTCATAAATTCTAGGCTCAAAATTGCCTGGAAACCCTTGTCACACAAGGCTTGTTAACCATTTCACAAATTTTTTTTCACAATTAAAAATCTTAACCCTGGACTTCTTCCTTGTCTTCTTTGGCCATATTCACTTGGCCTTGAATAATTGCTCCTTCCTCTACCATCAACGATGGAGTTGTAAGAGTACCGAAAAATTTTGCCTCTTTGTACATAACCATTTTAGATTTGGCCAAAACATCACCGTCAACCCGTCCGCTGACAATTATCTGGCCTACTTTAATATTCCCTTTGACCAGTGCTTCTTTACCCACTACCAAGGTTCCCTCAGATTCAATCTCTCCACGAAATTCACCGTCTACACGCACTGTACCTTCAAACGCCAGCTTGCCTTCATAAAAAGTCCCTGTCCCTAAAAAAGCATTTATCTCATCTTTAGCCATATAGACTCCTTAATGATTAAGTGGTTTTATTAGCAAAGCAAACTAGCCAGTAATTAATATTACTGCATGAACAACTCTACCACTCTTCTACTCATCCTGACTTAAACATAAACTTACGCATGGACACATTCATTACCAAGCCAATCAAACAAAAGTTAACCAAAGATGCGCTACCTCCATAACTTATAAAAGGCAAGGGAATACCAACAACCGGCATAAGCCCAAGGACCATGCCCATATTGATTAAAACCTGCCAGAAAAAGTAAAAAAACACTCCGATTACAAGATAAGTTCCAAACTTATCCTTTGCTTCCTGAGAGACCAAAAAAATCTGATACAAGAAAGAACAAAAAAAGATGAGTAAGATTATAGAACCAACAAACCCCCATTCTTCTCCGAACACTGCAAAGGCAAAATCCGTATGTTTTTCCGGTAAAAAGCGTAGTTGACTCTGGGTACCTTCTAAAAAACCTTTGCCCCAAAATCTACCGGATCCAATGGCAATCTGAGATTGAATAATATGATACCCTGAGCCTAAAGGATCACGCTCGGGGTTTAAAAAAGTCAGGATGCGCTCCTTCTGGTAATCGTGTAAAAAATTCCAGGCTAATGGGAGCAGCAAGGGAAGCATGATCAACAGGGTTTTAAAAACCCTCTTTTTTAACCCCTTGTATAAAATCATTCCCCCTAAAATCAAAATCAGGATCAGCCCTGACCCAAGGTCAGGTTGCTTGATAATTAGTATGGCCGGCAGCAAGGCCACACTCATAACCTTGACCAAATCCCTCCATCCAAGAACATCCTCGGTTTTCGTCAATACCTTGGCCCCTAAGATTAGCACGCACACTTTGGCCATTTCACTGGGTTGAAAATTAAAAAAACCAAGGCCCAGCCATCTTTTAGCTCCATAAATAGTTTTACCCCAGATTGGTACGCAAAGAAGAAAAATAATAGTCAGGAGATAAAGATACCAGGATAATGATTTTAGATGCCTGTAATCAATAATCATTATCAGAAGCATAACAAGAAACCCGGCCCCTCCCCAGACCAGTTGCCTCATGTAAAAAGGTGTAAGGGTTAAGCCTCCTTCTACCCTTAAAGCACTGGCTGAATAAAGGTTGAGCACTCCGGCCCCGAACAATATAAAGGCCAGACCCAATAAACTCCAGTTTATGTGCTGCAGTAAACGGCGATCAAACATCATTGGGTAGATGAGTTTATGTGTGTGTACGGGTTAATGGGCTAATGGGTAAATGAGTGTAAGTGTTCATGAGTTAATGGGTTGATGGGTTTATGAGAGAAGGCAATCTGCCCATTAACCCACCTCGTTTCTATTGTTCAAAAATAAAATCAAAGATAGCGCGAACAATGGGGCCAGCAGCAGAACCACCATGACCACCATGCTCGACCATAGCAACGACCACATAGCTTCTATCTCCTTTTTTGGCAAAGCTGGCCATCCAGGCGTGATCGCGAAAGCGATAGGGAATCTCCTCGATCTCTTTTTCCTCATATTCGCTCAAAAGCTTTACTACCTGAGCTGTGCCGGTCTTGGCTCCTATAATTATACCATCCTTTCTCAACCCCCTGGCAGTACCATGGTCAGCTTCAACTGTTCGAATCATGGCCCGGATAATCTTCTGACGAATATCATCCGCAAATGGTAAGGCTTTTGCTTTGGCCCTTGACTCTTCACTCAGCAAAGAGGGCTTATATAATTTGCCCCCGTTAACTAACGCAGACACAAACCTGGCTACTTGAAGAGGCGTAACTAGAGTATAACCCTGACCTATAGACATATTCAAAGTTTCTCCACCCTGCCAAGGTTCCTTAAATCTTTTCAATTTCCAGTTCCGGTCAGGGATCAATCCTCTCTTCTCATGGGGTAAATCAATACCCGTAAGCTGGCCAAATCCACACTTTTTAGCAAAGGAGGAAATTCTATCCACTCCTAATTCTTCTCCTAATTTGTAATAATAAACATCACATGATTCCACCAGGGAACGCGTAAAATCTACCCGCCCATGGCCATGCTTCTTCCAGCATCGGAAAACCCGCCGGCCTAAACGATATGCACCTGAGCAGTAAATCTTTTCTTCCAGATCAATTTTTTTCTCAAACAATCCACAAGCGGCAACGACAAGTTTAAACACTGAGCCCGGAGGATAGACACTTTGAATACATCTGTTCTGCAAAGGATGCAGTGGGTTTTTAATTAGTTTGCGCCAATCTTCTATTGAAACACCTTGCACAAACTTATTGTTGTCGTAGCTGGGGCTACTAACCAAAGAAAGAATCTGACCGGAATCAGGCTCCATGACCACTACTGCCCCGGCTCTGCCCTCCATCAACTCATAGACTTTTTTCTGCAGTTCAAGATCCAAACTCAAATGAATGTCTTCTCCTGGCTGGGGAGGACGGAGCACCTCTTCGTGCAAGCTACGACCAACAGCATCTACTTCCATTCTTTTCAGGCCCTTTTTACCTCTAAGTCTTTTTTCCAAAACGTATTCAAGGCCTTGCTTGCCTATATTATCTCCCAAGGCTAGCTCAGAATCTTTGTTCAGCTCTTCTTCACTTGCTTGAGCCACATAACCTAAAACATGGGCAAATACCGGACCTTGCAAATATTTTCTTCTGGGTCTGACCATGATTTTCAAGCCGGGCCAGCGTGGAGCATAGGCCTCAATTTTGGCTAAGACTTCAAAAGACAAATTGGGGATGATGATTTGGGGTTCAAAAGACTTTACCCGTCTTCGTCCACGTTCAAAATTAGCTTTGAGCTCATCAAAAGGAACACCTGTCCATTTACTCACTTGAAGCAGTGTCTTATCGATCTCAGGGCAATCCTCGCGAACAATGGCCAAACTATATGACGGTTCATTAATGGCAAGAAGCTTCCCCTTGCGGTCCATGATCAGACCGCGTGGAGCATATATAGACTGTTTGCGCAACCGGTTATCTTTTGCCTTCTGGGCAAAAAACTCACCTT encodes:
- a CDS encoding bactofilin family protein, whose amino-acid sequence is MAKDEINAFLGTGTFYEGKLAFEGTVRVDGEFRGEIESEGTLVVGKEALVKGNIKVGQIIVSGRVDGDVLAKSKMVMYKEAKFFGTLTTPSLMVEEGAIIQGQVNMAKEDKEEVQG
- a CDS encoding F0F1 ATP synthase subunit B family protein is translated as MRKIFRISMAVAMLLLMAGIAVASEHGGGGDSSKWMNLVYRVINFVIVVGIIYKLMGKRIAQFFSSRTYQIETELKDLDARRDEAEKKLKEVERRIANLEQEREEILAAAKEQGEALKVQIIEKAKQTAEQIKAQARLSAEQEAKMAYEAVKAELADKIAEAAEKIVSEKLTEEGHKALINDYLTRVVLN
- a CDS encoding F0F1 ATP synthase subunit gamma, which encodes MASLRDIQRKIGAVKKTKQITKAMNMVASAKLRNAQLRIERFRPYADKYYEIIADLSSRADASVHPLLERREAVKNVGIILVTSDKGLCGSFNTNLCVKAEKLASQKQAEGKTVKFICIGKKGRDYIRKRGFEIIDAKADIMNNFDFQLANDIGNEIIDKYIAADLDEVQIVYGQFVTVIRQEAKVAQILPVESTTETVQEGPSSEYIFEPSVEGLLAELLPRYIKVQVYRGLLDTSASEHAARMTAMDNATKNCDELVHDLTLAYNKARQATITAELMDIVGGAEALKQG
- the mrdA gene encoding penicillin-binding protein 2, which gives rise to MSLFNSKKKWERDYGPYLILVLIWGLFCVFGLRLWYLQIYKGEFFAQKAKDNRLRKQSIYAPRGLIMDRKGKLLAINEPSYSLAIVREDCPEIDKTLLQVSKWTGVPFDELKANFERGRRRVKSFEPQIIIPNLSFEVLAKIEAYAPRWPGLKIMVRPRRKYLQGPVFAHVLGYVAQASEEELNKDSELALGDNIGKQGLEYVLEKRLRGKKGLKRMEVDAVGRSLHEEVLRPPQPGEDIHLSLDLELQKKVYELMEGRAGAVVVMEPDSGQILSLVSSPSYDNNKFVQGVSIEDWRKLIKNPLHPLQNRCIQSVYPPGSVFKLVVAACGLFEKKIDLEEKIYCSGAYRLGRRVFRCWKKHGHGRVDFTRSLVESCDVYYYKLGEELGVDRISSFAKKCGFGQLTGIDLPHEKRGLIPDRNWKLKRFKEPWQGGETLNMSIGQGYTLVTPLQVARFVSALVNGGKLYKPSLLSEESRAKAKALPFADDIRQKIIRAMIRTVEADHGTARGLRKDGIIIGAKTGTAQVVKLLSEYEEKEIEEIPYRFRDHAWMASFAKKGDRSYVVVAMVEHGGHGGSAAGPIVRAIFDFIFEQ
- the rodA gene encoding rod shape-determining protein RodA, which gives rise to MMFDRRLLQHINWSLLGLAFILFGAGVLNLYSASALRVEGGLTLTPFYMRQLVWGGAGFLVMLLIMIIDYRHLKSLSWYLYLLTIIFLLCVPIWGKTIYGAKRWLGLGFFNFQPSEMAKVCVLILGAKVLTKTEDVLGWRDLVKVMSVALLPAILIIKQPDLGSGLILILILGGMILYKGLKKRVFKTLLIMLPLLLPLAWNFLHDYQKERILTFLNPERDPLGSGYHIIQSQIAIGSGRFWGKGFLEGTQSQLRFLPEKHTDFAFAVFGEEWGFVGSIILLIFFCSFLYQIFLVSQEAKDKFGTYLVIGVFFYFFWQVLINMGMVLGLMPVVGIPLPFISYGGSASLVNFCLIGLVMNVSMRKFMFKSG
- a CDS encoding ATP synthase F0 subunit B, whose amino-acid sequence is MIELNITFFIQLVNFLIVLLVLNLILYRPIRGIIQKRAEVMAQRLEEIERFTAQASEKMTAYEQELDNARRQAQEVRMSMKEEGYAEEKKLVEAASAEAGSILKAAKEKIASEKKSAIAALKEQVDKFAQMAAEKILGQA
- the atpH gene encoding ATP synthase F1 subunit delta, translated to MTGNIVARRYARALFAIGETQGKEELAAYGKGLAELVDVLEGAPELFKVFRNPVFSVEEKKAVLDKVLDRVKPVPMVKNFCFLLADKDRLAFLPDIQVYFNQLLDMAQGVVRGEMVTAIDLADDLKQEVVEQLQKQSGRKIILDYSVDPEILGGLVLKVGDKVLDASIRAQIEILKENIKRGE
- the atpA gene encoding F0F1 ATP synthase subunit alpha; this translates as MQIKAEEISQIIEEQIKNYEKRVEMSETGVVLSVGDGIARVYGVENAMAMELLEFPGGVMGMVLNLEEDSVGVALLGEDTEIKEGDVVKRTGKIVQVPVGDAVRGRVIDPLGNPLDGQGPIQASEFRLVEIKAPGIVARKSVHEPMYTGLKAVDAMTPIGRGQRELIIGDRQVGKTAIGIDAILAQKNSDIHCFYVAIGQKKSTVAQVVDTLRKHGAMEYTTVISATASEPAPLQFIAAYTGCTMAEYYRDSGKHALIIYDDLSKQAVAYRQMSLLLRRPPGREAFPGDVFYLHSRLLERAAKMSDDLGAGSLTALPIIETQAGDVSAYIPTNVISITDGQVYLEPNLFYAGIRPAINVGLSVSRVGGAAQIKAMKKVAGTLRLDLAQYRELAAFAQFGSDLDKSTQQKLIRGERLVELLKQPQYQPMPVEEQVISLYAGTRGYLDDIPVEAVRKFEDELLDFMRNQKADILNEIVETKDLSADLDKKIAAAIEEFKKTFKA